ACAGGAAAGATCCGTCCCGACTCCGTTGTAAACTTGCTCGAGAACGTCAAGGGCTGCCAGCGCAATATCTGTTTTAACCTCTTCCGTATCATAGGAAACAATGAAACGGGAGCTGTGCCCCCGCTCCATTCTCGCCTCCACTGCCTGCTCGCGGCGCATTTTTTCCATCAGCCCGCTGAGAAAAGTATCAGATGGCGCCATGGCCGTGGCTTTTTCCCAAAACTCCAGGGCCTTATCAGTTTCTCCTGCATCATAGTGCAGCCGGCCAAGGAAATATAGACTCTCGGCCGAATCGCCACCAAGCTTTCGGGCCTGCTGTAATTCATACTGGGCCGGTAAAACGTTCTTCGCCAGGGTAAAGGAAATGCCACGCAGCAGATGATACTGCGGATCGTCGGGAAACAGCTCAATGGACTTCTCGAATTGCGATGCCGCTTCCGGATAAGACTTTTTATTCAAAAGCTTCTGCCCCATCAGGGCATATGCGGTAGCAAGGTTCTTCTTCAGGGTTTGATCCGCCGAATAGAGCCGATAGGCCTGCTCCAGCTGCTCGATGCCCTGCTCAATTTTTCCCTCCTCCAGGAGATCAACTCCATATATGTTATGCAGAAGAGGGTCGGCAGCATCGGCAACCGGCGAGAAGATGGAAAACAGACTGATCAAGCAGAAGAGTTGGGTTG
The nucleotide sequence above comes from Geobacter benzoatilyticus. Encoded proteins:
- a CDS encoding peptidase MA family metallohydrolase, whose translation is MKRITTQLFCLISLFSIFSPVADAADPLLHNIYGVDLLEEGKIEQGIEQLEQAYRLYSADQTLKKNLATAYALMGQKLLNKKSYPEAASQFEKSIELFPDDPQYHLLRGISFTLAKNVLPAQYELQQARKLGGDSAESLYFLGRLHYDAGETDKALEFWEKATAMAPSDTFLSGLMEKMRREQAVEARMERGHSSRFIVSYDTEEVKTDIALAALDVLEQVYNGVGTDLSCFPEARVPVILYTKRDYREVTRSPGWSGGLYDGKIRLPIGGIVEITSDLRGTLRHEYTHAVIREITKGNCPVWLNEGIAELQGRLEFNTPLRELEKAVKTGEFIPLKRLEAGFAALGTSEVHLAYEQSYALANFMVATYGWHRMRTILSNLGEGLPIDKAIAGGLDDLGLNLEGVFDEWKAYMIREFGEKRG